A single Glycine soja cultivar W05 chromosome 14, ASM419377v2, whole genome shotgun sequence DNA region contains:
- the LOC114384496 gene encoding uncharacterized protein LOC114384496 codes for MEKKVLDLILVPSGFLVMLAYHFWLLHQIMKHPTKTVIGVNAINRRLWVQAMMEDVSKNGVLAVQSLRNNIMASTLLASTAIMLSSLIAVLMSSGNERKTVVYEVFGDRSELGLSIKFFSILVCFLLAFLLNVQSIRYYSHASILINVPFKKVSPNLRHQMLTAEYVANTVNRGSYFWSLGLRAFYFSFPLFMWLFGPIPVFFSCVALVFMLYFLDVTFECGCAGVSDTHSVEAVELNKHNVDVEIGKAN; via the exons ATGGAAAAGAAAGTCCTTGATCTCATATTAGTCCCAAGTGGTTTCCTTGTGATGTTGGCTTACCATTTCTGGCTCCTCCACCAAATCATGAAACACCCCACCAAAACAGTCATTGGTGTCAATGCAATCAATCGCCGTTTATGGGTCCAAGCCATGATGGag GATGTGTCCAAGAATGGGGTTCTAGCAGTGCAATCTTTGAGGAACAACATAATGGCATCAACCCTTTTGGCTTCAACAGCTATAATGTTGAGTTCTCTCATTGCTGTGTTAATGAGCAGTGGCAATGAGAGAAAAACCGTGGTTTATGAGGTGTTTGGGGACAGGAGTGAGCTTGGTTTGTCCATAAAGTTCTTTTCCATATTGGTGTGTTTCTTGTTGGCGTTTTTGTTGAATGTGCAATCCATAAGATACTATAGCCATGCAAGCATCTTAATCAACGTGCCCTTCAAGAAAGTGTCTCCAAACCTTAGGCACCAAATGCTCACAGCTGAGTATGTTGCCAACACTGTGAACCGAGGCAGTTACTTCTGGTCCCTCGGCTTGCGTGCCTTCTACTTCTCTTTCCCTCTCTTCATGTGGCTCTTTGGACCCATTCCAGTGTTCTTCTCTTGCGTTGCCCTTGTTTTCATGCTATACTTCTTGGATGTTACATTTGAGTGTGGATGTGCTGGAGTTTCTGACACTCATAGTGTTGAAGCTGTTGAATTGAACAAACACAATGTTGATGTGGAAATTGGAAAGGCCAATTAG
- the LOC114385001 gene encoding uncharacterized protein LOC114385001 gives MEVYGNSMVAAPSNVIYLSSILGQDGPITGHRCNWKCENEHVCGNMYRCKITGLTHICDKNCNQRILYDNHSSLCLASGQIFPLTPEEEQAVRGVRRKLDTENSPSDSCGFKRRRDAQFHPSPFERSFSAVSPICSQVGDGMDMK, from the coding sequence ATGGAGGTATATGGCAATTCTATGGTTGCAGCTCCTTCAAATGTTATTTATCTGTCAAGTATTTTGGGCCAAGACGGCCCAATTACTGGTCACAGATGCAACTGGAAATGTGAAAATGAACATGTTTGTGGAAACATGTATCGCTGCAAGATAACAGGGCTGACTCACATCTGTGATAAAAACTGTAACCAGAGAATTCTGTATGATAACCATAGTTCACTTTGCCTAGCAAGTGGTCAAATTTTCCCCCTTACACCAGAAGAGGAACAAGCAGTGAGAGGTGTTCGCAGGAAGCTGGACACAGAGAATTCGCCCTCCGATAGCTGTGGTTTTAAGCGTAGAAGAGATGCTCAATTTCATCCTTCTCCCTTCGAGAGATCTTTCTCTGCTGTCAGTCCTATCTGCAGCCAAGTTGGAGATGGCATGGATATGAAATAG
- the LOC114384444 gene encoding thaumatin-like protein 1, which translates to MPIVMTSWKFPSFLAILFTLLSYSFSSIFTITNNCPHTIWPGTLSGAGSPPLPTTGFRLDSGQMIKLTSVPGWSGRIWARTGCTFDATGIGKCQTGDCGGKLECDGNGAAPPTSLFEITLGKGNDQDYYDVSMVDGYNLPLLAQPRGVYGTGVCNATGCVTDINRGCPKELQVVGGDGYQGGVVGCKSACEAFGSDQYCCSGEFANPTTCQPSYYSTLFKQACPKAYSYAFDDATSTFICKAFEYDIVFCPNGNKVKKPNGAFPPPPPSIEWPDQKVQQQVHSSSDILLPCPVTFFLFVATVSVLAAKTQTLI; encoded by the exons ATGCCTATAGTGATGACATCCTGGAAGTTCCCAAGCTTTCTAGCTATTTTGTTTACTTTGTTATCTTATTCTTTCTCTTCAATATTCACCATAACCAACAACTGCCCCCATACTATATGGCCCGGCACGCTCTCCGGCGCCGGCTCACCGCCACTTCCAACGACCGGGTTCCGGCTTGACTCGGGCCAAATGATCAAACTCACAAGTGTTCCAGGGTGGTCAGGAAGGATATGGGCTAGGACTGGCTGCACATTTGATGCAACAGGAATTGGTAAGTGCCAAACAGGTGATTGTGGTGGAAAGCTGGAATGTGATGGAAATGGTGCAGCTCCTCCCACCTCATTGTTTGAGATAACACTTGGTAAAGGCAATGATCAAGACTACTATGATGTCAGCATGGTTGATGGCTACAATCTGCCACTGCTTGCTCAACCAAGAGGTGTATATGGAACTGGTGTCTGTAATGCCACAGGTTGTGTCACTGACATCAATAGAG GTTGTCCAAAAGAACTTCAAGTAGTTGGTGGAGATGGATACCAAGGTGGTGTAGTTGGGTGTAAGAGTGCTTGTGAGGCATTTGGATCGGATCAGTACTGTTGCAGTGGAGAATTTGCCAATCCAACGACATGCCAGCCTTCCTATTATTCCACCCTTTTCAAGCAGGCTTGTCCAAAAGCCTATAGCTATGCATTTGATGATGCCACCAGCACTTTCATTTGCAAAGCTTTTGAATATGACATTGTTTTTTGTCCCAACGGCAATAA GGTTAAAAAACCAAATGGTGCatttcctccaccaccaccatcaattGAATGGCCTGATCAGAAGGTTCAGCAGCAGGTCCATTCTTCTTCAGATATTCTCTTACCCTGTCCAGTGACATTCTTTCTCTTTGTTGCCACTGTCTCTGTGCTTGCAGCAAAGACTCAGACACTGATATGA
- the LOC114383699 gene encoding probable ribonuclease P/MRP protein subunit POP5 codes for MVGFRNRYMVMEVFLNPNRDKVGDASVIITQFNVSKAVRDSILVNFGECGLASSLGSFQVKYVNPITNVCIIRASREEYQKVWAAITMVTNIGNCPVMFNLLDLSGSIRACKNAALKCEESKFEQYKLMLGDRFSADHTHRMNTYLDRIKVLEH; via the exons ATGGTGGGGTTCAGAAACAGATACATGGTGATGGAGGTTTTTCTGAACCCTAATAGAGACAAAGTTGGGGATGCGTCTGTTATAATTACACAGTTTAATGTGTCAAAAGCTGTAAGAGACAGCATATTGGTGAATTTTGGGGAGTGTGGTTTGGCTTCATCATTGGGATCGTTCCAGG TTAAGTACGTGAATCCAATCACTAATGTGTGTATAATTAGGGCATCAAGGGAGGAGTATCAGAAAGTATGGGCTGCCATTACAATGGTCACAAATATTGGAAACTGCCCGGTCATGTTTAACTTGCTGGATTTATCtg GAAGTATAAGGGCTTGTAAAAATGCTGCCTTGAAGTGTGAGGAGTCAAAATTTGAGCAGTACAAACTCATGCTTGGTGATCGATTCTCTGCCGATCATACTCATCGCATGAATACCTATCTCGACCGGATCAAAGTTTTGGAGCACTGA
- the LOC114384161 gene encoding uncharacterized protein LOC114384161, whose product MRDVSEAAVMAGSVLHKKVRELDASAKQPSQINKTISSSNLSATNKSLTVAENKKPTIADKSASSVKAFNQSRSDKSGPPKVGDMVHVSSLGKKVTVLKVDLSKGEIVVQAGNMKLKLKLTDIQR is encoded by the exons ATGAGAGATGTATCCGAGGCTGCAGTGATGGCAGGATCCGTCCTTCACAAGAAAGTGAGGGAATTGGATGCATCAGCTAAGCAACCTTCACAGATCAATAAAACCATTAGCAGCTCTAATTTATCAGCAACCAACAAAAGCCTAACTGTAGCAGAGAACAAAAAACCTACTATTGCTGATAAAAGTGCATCTTCTGTAAAAGCTTTTAATCAATCAAGATCAG ATAAGTCTGGGCCTCCCAAGGTTGGTGATATGGTGCATGTCTCTTCCCTTGGGAAAAAGGTGACTGTTTTAAAAGTGGATTTATCCAAAGGAGAAATTGTAGTTCAAGCTGGAAACATGAAGTTGAAGCTGAAACTAACTGACATTCAAAGATAA